Proteins from a genomic interval of Acinonyx jubatus isolate Ajub_Pintada_27869175 chromosome B4, VMU_Ajub_asm_v1.0, whole genome shotgun sequence:
- the PRR5 gene encoding proline-rich protein 5 isoform X1 → MRTLRRLKFMSSPSLSDLGKREPAAAAAADERGTQQRRACANATWNSIHNGVIAVFQRKGLPDQELFSLNEGVRQLLKTELGSFFTEYLQNQLLTKGMVILRDKIRFYEGPAPSSSPRNVSEHVPCTRHRARASSVPDCPECFPATDPLGLPTTLRESRHRCRRCTKRETEAPRPASWAHAAASVPTLILERRGASPFRRAGRRGQWPGGCWLNSEPLVPRSSCTPCFYRAEASGQEPEKGHQNQSRGGGDRDRQRFRLASWRRQQRKPAGQGSGGLAPGRDALPRPSPYSAHSSALCLPPAPDQGSWDPQRREALCGLVESCLERPCPPGHPAGECRPQPASPGLGGRHGAPVRGPQGLASSSHPAQLGTQTRTGRWQFSVRTVRVKGSCGEGRVRSILAIREGCTEVVALESGLKTWSVREDVWPLQYVPWGQQLMPHPEGQPLEPTPPAPCPHVGPRGALP, encoded by the exons ATGAGGACTCTCCGCAGGTTGAAGTTCATGAGTTCGCCCAGCCTCAGTGACCTGGGCAAGAGAGagccggccgccgccgccgccgcggacGAGCGGGGCACGCAGCAGCGCCGGGCCTGCGCCAACGCCACCTGGAACAG CATCCACAACGGGGTCATTGCTGTCTTCCAGCGCAAGGGGCTGCCCGACCAGGAGCTTTTCAGCCTCAACGAAGGCGTCCG GCAGCTGCTGAAGACGGAGCTGGGGTCCTTCTTCACGGAGTATCTGCAG AACCAGCTGCTGACGAAAGGCATGGTGATCCTGCGGGACAAGATCCGCTTCTATGAGG GCCCTGcgccgagttcaagccccaggaaCGTTTCTGAGCACGTTCCGTGCACCAGGCACCGGGCACGTGCTTCCTCTGTGCCGGACTGTCCTGAGTGTTTTCCGGCTACCGATCCGTTGGGTCTCCCGACGACCCTGCGAGAGAGCCGTCATCGCTGCCGCCGCTGCACAAAGAGGGAAACCGAGGCACCCAGGCCTGCTTCCTGGGCCCACGCTGCTGCCTCGGTTCCCACTCTGATCCTGGAAAGAAGGGGTGCTAGCCCATTTCGCAGAGCAGGACGCCGAGGCCAGTGGCCTGGTGGGTGCTGGCTGAACTCAGAGCCGCTTGTCCCCCGGTCTTCCTGTACCCCCTGCTTCTATCGGGCGGAAGCTTCGGGGCAGGAGCCCGAGAAGGGCCACCAGAACCAGTCGAGGGGAGGCGGAGACAGAGATCGCCAGAGGTTTAggctggcttcctggaggaggcagcaaaGGAAGCCAGCCGGGCAGGGCAGTGGGGGTCTGGCGCCGGGCAGAGATGCCCTCCCACGCCCGTCTCCTTACTCGGCACATTCCAGCGCGCTGTGCCTCCCACCAGCTCCGGACCAGGGGAGCTGGGATCCTCAGAGAAGAGAAGCTTTGTGCGGCTTAGTGGAGTCGTGCCTGGAGCGGCCGTGTCCGCCAGGCCACCCAGCAGGGGAGTGCCGGCCCCAGCCAGCCTCCCCAGGCCTCGGGGGCAGGCATGGAGCCCCAGTCCGGGGGCCGCAGGGCCTGGCCTCCAGTTCCCATCCAGCCCAGCTGGGGACACAGACACGGACCGGAAGGTGGCAATTCAGTGTGAGGACTGTCAGGGTGAAGGGAAGCTGTGGGGAAGGAAGAGTCCGTTCCATCTTGGCAATCAGGGAGGGCTGCACGGAGGTGGTGGCCCTGGAGTCAGGCCTCAAAACGTGGTCCGTTCGGGAGGACGTTTGGCCCCTTCAGTACGTACCGTGGGGACAGCAGCTGATGCCACACCCTGAGGGTCAGCCTCTGGAACCCACTccacccgccccctgcccccatgtGGGTCCCAGGGGAGCTCTTCCTTGA
- the PRR5 gene encoding proline-rich protein 5 isoform X5, with product MRTLRRLKFMSSPSLSDLGKREPAAAAAADERGTQQRRACANATWNSIHNGVIAVFQRKGLPDQELFSLNEGVRQLLKTELGSFFTEYLQNQLLTKGMVILRDKIRFYEGQKLLDSLAETWDFFFSDVLPTLQAIFYPVQGKEPSVRQLALLHFRNTITLSVKLEGALARTHARVPPAIVQMLLVLQGVHESRGVTKDYLCLETLIQKVVSPYLGTYGLHSSEGPFTHSCMLGKADQRLNSPQRSPQGDPYPSDKRPVGGKPRPDWRVTAELKDQEEPGLGRGARRASWTEGAEARGPQGGELGPCPARKEPPAPAPERPLSRSPCAVLPPRVHSAELQGPEWEPELCPPPPSHPRCPLLPPRPGRPPHSE from the exons ATGAGGACTCTCCGCAGGTTGAAGTTCATGAGTTCGCCCAGCCTCAGTGACCTGGGCAAGAGAGagccggccgccgccgccgccgcggacGAGCGGGGCACGCAGCAGCGCCGGGCCTGCGCCAACGCCACCTGGAACAG CATCCACAACGGGGTCATTGCTGTCTTCCAGCGCAAGGGGCTGCCCGACCAGGAGCTTTTCAGCCTCAACGAAGGCGTCCG GCAGCTGCTGAAGACGGAGCTGGGGTCCTTCTTCACGGAGTATCTGCAG AACCAGCTGCTGACGAAAGGCATGGTGATCCTGCGGGACAAGATCCGCTTCTATGAGG GACAGAAACTGTTGGACTCGCTGGCGGAGACGTGGGACTTTTTCTTCAGTGACGTGCTGCCTACACTGCAGGCCATCTTCTACCCGGTGCAG GGCAAGGAGCCGTCCGTGCGCCAGCTGGCCCTGCTGCACTTCCGGAACACCATCACCCTTAGCGTGAAGCTGGAGGGGGCGCTGGCCCGCACCCACGCCCGCGTGCCCCCCGCCATCGTGCAGATGCTGCTGGTGCTGCAG GGGGTGCACGAGTCCCGGGGTGTGACCAAGGACTACCTGTGTCTGGAGACGCTGATCCAGAAGGTGGTGTCGCCCTACCTGGGCACCTACGGCCTCCACTCCAGCGAGGGCCCCTTCACACACTCCTGCATGCTGG GGAAGGCAGACCAACGACTAAACAGTCCCCAGAGGAGTCCCCAAGGTGACCCATACCCAAGTGATAAGAGGCCTGTGGGTGGAAAGCCCAGGCCAGACTGGAGGGTGACGGCTGAGCTGAAGGACCAGGAGGAGCCAGGCCTGGGAAGAGGTGCACGTAGAGCGTCCTGGACGGAGGGGGCAGAGGCACGAGGGCCACAGGGAGGAGAACTTGGACCCTGCCCCGCTAGGAAGGAGCCTCCGGCTCCCGCCCCGGAAAGGCCACTGAGCCGCTCGCCGTGCGCAGTGCTGCCACCTAGGGTTCACTCCGCGGAACTGCAGGGCCCCGAGTGGGAGCCTGagctctgcccacctcccccttcccacccccgctgtcctctcctgcccccccgCCCGGGGCGCCCACCACACTCGGAATAA
- the PRR5 gene encoding proline-rich protein 5 isoform X4, translated as MRTLRRLKFMSSPSLSDLGKREPAAAAAADERGTQQRRACANATWNSIHNGVIAVFQRKGLPDQELFSLNEGVRQLLKTELGSFFTEYLQNQLLTKGMVILRDKIRFYEGQKLLDSLAETWDFFFSDVLPTLQAIFYPVQGKEPSVRQLALLHFRNTITLSVKLEGALARTHARVPPAIVQMLLVLQGVHESRGVTKDYLCLETLIQKVVSPYLGTYGLHSSEGPFTHSCMLEKHLRRRSRSGDVLAKNPVVRSKSYNTPLLNPVAEHEAEGAAAGGPGIRRHSVSEMTSFPEPQGFSGAPGQGPTAAFRHSPVPPSGPCPSRLYPPTQPPEPCPDPARGSPPSSSPENLVDQILESVDSDSEGIFIDFGRGRSSGTAELEGTGDRQSVV; from the exons ATGAGGACTCTCCGCAGGTTGAAGTTCATGAGTTCGCCCAGCCTCAGTGACCTGGGCAAGAGAGagccggccgccgccgccgccgcggacGAGCGGGGCACGCAGCAGCGCCGGGCCTGCGCCAACGCCACCTGGAACAG CATCCACAACGGGGTCATTGCTGTCTTCCAGCGCAAGGGGCTGCCCGACCAGGAGCTTTTCAGCCTCAACGAAGGCGTCCG GCAGCTGCTGAAGACGGAGCTGGGGTCCTTCTTCACGGAGTATCTGCAG AACCAGCTGCTGACGAAAGGCATGGTGATCCTGCGGGACAAGATCCGCTTCTATGAGG GACAGAAACTGTTGGACTCGCTGGCGGAGACGTGGGACTTTTTCTTCAGTGACGTGCTGCCTACACTGCAGGCCATCTTCTACCCGGTGCAG GGCAAGGAGCCGTCCGTGCGCCAGCTGGCCCTGCTGCACTTCCGGAACACCATCACCCTTAGCGTGAAGCTGGAGGGGGCGCTGGCCCGCACCCACGCCCGCGTGCCCCCCGCCATCGTGCAGATGCTGCTGGTGCTGCAG GGGGTGCACGAGTCCCGGGGTGTGACCAAGGACTACCTGTGTCTGGAGACGCTGATCCAGAAGGTGGTGTCGCCCTACCTGGGCACCTACGGCCTCCACTCCAGCGAGGGCCCCTTCACACACTCCTGCATGCTGG AGAAGCACCTCCGGCGTCGCTCCCGCTCAGGGGACGTCCTGGCCAAGAACCCAGTGGTGCGCTCTAAGAGCTACAACACCCCGCTGCTGAACCCCGTGGCAGAGCATGAGGCCGAGGGCGCGGCTGCTGGCGGCCCGGGCATCCGCAGGCACTCGGTCTCCGAGATGACGTCCTTCCCCGAGCCCCAGGGCTTCTCCGGCGCGCCTGGCCAGGGCCCCACCGCGGCCTTCAGACACTCTCCGGTCCCCCCGTCGGGGCCCTGCCCCAGCAGACTGtatccccccacccagccccctgaGCCCTGCCCAGACCCGGCCCgcggctcccctccctcctccagcccggAGAACCTGGTGGACCAGATCCTGGAGTCCGTGGACTCGGATTCCGAAGGGATCTTCATTGACTTTGGCCGGGGTCGGAGCTCTGGCACGGCTGAGCTCGAGGGGACTGGGGACCGGCAGAGCGTCGTGTGA
- the PRR5 gene encoding proline-rich protein 5 isoform X2, translating to MSSPSLSDLGKREPAAAAAADERGTQQRRACANATWNSIHNGVIAVFQRKGLPDQELFSLNEGVRQLLKTELGSFFTEYLQNQLLTKGMVILRDKIRFYEGPAPSSSPRNVSEHVPCTRHRARASSVPDCPECFPATDPLGLPTTLRESRHRCRRCTKRETEAPRPASWAHAAASVPTLILERRGASPFRRAGRRGQWPGGCWLNSEPLVPRSSCTPCFYRAEASGQEPEKGHQNQSRGGGDRDRQRFRLASWRRQQRKPAGQGSGGLAPGRDALPRPSPYSAHSSALCLPPAPDQGSWDPQRREALCGLVESCLERPCPPGHPAGECRPQPASPGLGGRHGAPVRGPQGLASSSHPAQLGTQTRTGRWQFSVRTVRVKGSCGEGRVRSILAIREGCTEVVALESGLKTWSVREDVWPLQYVPWGQQLMPHPEGQPLEPTPPAPCPHVGPRGALP from the exons ATGAGTTCGCCCAGCCTCAGTGACCTGGGCAAGAGAGagccggccgccgccgccgccgcggacGAGCGGGGCACGCAGCAGCGCCGGGCCTGCGCCAACGCCACCTGGAACAG CATCCACAACGGGGTCATTGCTGTCTTCCAGCGCAAGGGGCTGCCCGACCAGGAGCTTTTCAGCCTCAACGAAGGCGTCCG GCAGCTGCTGAAGACGGAGCTGGGGTCCTTCTTCACGGAGTATCTGCAG AACCAGCTGCTGACGAAAGGCATGGTGATCCTGCGGGACAAGATCCGCTTCTATGAGG GCCCTGcgccgagttcaagccccaggaaCGTTTCTGAGCACGTTCCGTGCACCAGGCACCGGGCACGTGCTTCCTCTGTGCCGGACTGTCCTGAGTGTTTTCCGGCTACCGATCCGTTGGGTCTCCCGACGACCCTGCGAGAGAGCCGTCATCGCTGCCGCCGCTGCACAAAGAGGGAAACCGAGGCACCCAGGCCTGCTTCCTGGGCCCACGCTGCTGCCTCGGTTCCCACTCTGATCCTGGAAAGAAGGGGTGCTAGCCCATTTCGCAGAGCAGGACGCCGAGGCCAGTGGCCTGGTGGGTGCTGGCTGAACTCAGAGCCGCTTGTCCCCCGGTCTTCCTGTACCCCCTGCTTCTATCGGGCGGAAGCTTCGGGGCAGGAGCCCGAGAAGGGCCACCAGAACCAGTCGAGGGGAGGCGGAGACAGAGATCGCCAGAGGTTTAggctggcttcctggaggaggcagcaaaGGAAGCCAGCCGGGCAGGGCAGTGGGGGTCTGGCGCCGGGCAGAGATGCCCTCCCACGCCCGTCTCCTTACTCGGCACATTCCAGCGCGCTGTGCCTCCCACCAGCTCCGGACCAGGGGAGCTGGGATCCTCAGAGAAGAGAAGCTTTGTGCGGCTTAGTGGAGTCGTGCCTGGAGCGGCCGTGTCCGCCAGGCCACCCAGCAGGGGAGTGCCGGCCCCAGCCAGCCTCCCCAGGCCTCGGGGGCAGGCATGGAGCCCCAGTCCGGGGGCCGCAGGGCCTGGCCTCCAGTTCCCATCCAGCCCAGCTGGGGACACAGACACGGACCGGAAGGTGGCAATTCAGTGTGAGGACTGTCAGGGTGAAGGGAAGCTGTGGGGAAGGAAGAGTCCGTTCCATCTTGGCAATCAGGGAGGGCTGCACGGAGGTGGTGGCCCTGGAGTCAGGCCTCAAAACGTGGTCCGTTCGGGAGGACGTTTGGCCCCTTCAGTACGTACCGTGGGGACAGCAGCTGATGCCACACCCTGAGGGTCAGCCTCTGGAACCCACTccacccgccccctgcccccatgtGGGTCCCAGGGGAGCTCTTCCTTGA
- the PRR5 gene encoding proline-rich protein 5 isoform X3, producing the protein MCTHSYKAERRVLLPLTVVSPPARRQLLKTELGSFFTEYLQNQLLTKGMVILRDKIRFYEGPAPSSSPRNVSEHVPCTRHRARASSVPDCPECFPATDPLGLPTTLRESRHRCRRCTKRETEAPRPASWAHAAASVPTLILERRGASPFRRAGRRGQWPGGCWLNSEPLVPRSSCTPCFYRAEASGQEPEKGHQNQSRGGGDRDRQRFRLASWRRQQRKPAGQGSGGLAPGRDALPRPSPYSAHSSALCLPPAPDQGSWDPQRREALCGLVESCLERPCPPGHPAGECRPQPASPGLGGRHGAPVRGPQGLASSSHPAQLGTQTRTGRWQFSVRTVRVKGSCGEGRVRSILAIREGCTEVVALESGLKTWSVREDVWPLQYVPWGQQLMPHPEGQPLEPTPPAPCPHVGPRGALP; encoded by the exons atgtgcacacacagctACAAGGCCGAGAGGAGAG TCCTGCTGCCGCTCACTGTCGTGTCCCCTCCTGCCCGCAGGCAGCTGCTGAAGACGGAGCTGGGGTCCTTCTTCACGGAGTATCTGCAG AACCAGCTGCTGACGAAAGGCATGGTGATCCTGCGGGACAAGATCCGCTTCTATGAGG GCCCTGcgccgagttcaagccccaggaaCGTTTCTGAGCACGTTCCGTGCACCAGGCACCGGGCACGTGCTTCCTCTGTGCCGGACTGTCCTGAGTGTTTTCCGGCTACCGATCCGTTGGGTCTCCCGACGACCCTGCGAGAGAGCCGTCATCGCTGCCGCCGCTGCACAAAGAGGGAAACCGAGGCACCCAGGCCTGCTTCCTGGGCCCACGCTGCTGCCTCGGTTCCCACTCTGATCCTGGAAAGAAGGGGTGCTAGCCCATTTCGCAGAGCAGGACGCCGAGGCCAGTGGCCTGGTGGGTGCTGGCTGAACTCAGAGCCGCTTGTCCCCCGGTCTTCCTGTACCCCCTGCTTCTATCGGGCGGAAGCTTCGGGGCAGGAGCCCGAGAAGGGCCACCAGAACCAGTCGAGGGGAGGCGGAGACAGAGATCGCCAGAGGTTTAggctggcttcctggaggaggcagcaaaGGAAGCCAGCCGGGCAGGGCAGTGGGGGTCTGGCGCCGGGCAGAGATGCCCTCCCACGCCCGTCTCCTTACTCGGCACATTCCAGCGCGCTGTGCCTCCCACCAGCTCCGGACCAGGGGAGCTGGGATCCTCAGAGAAGAGAAGCTTTGTGCGGCTTAGTGGAGTCGTGCCTGGAGCGGCCGTGTCCGCCAGGCCACCCAGCAGGGGAGTGCCGGCCCCAGCCAGCCTCCCCAGGCCTCGGGGGCAGGCATGGAGCCCCAGTCCGGGGGCCGCAGGGCCTGGCCTCCAGTTCCCATCCAGCCCAGCTGGGGACACAGACACGGACCGGAAGGTGGCAATTCAGTGTGAGGACTGTCAGGGTGAAGGGAAGCTGTGGGGAAGGAAGAGTCCGTTCCATCTTGGCAATCAGGGAGGGCTGCACGGAGGTGGTGGCCCTGGAGTCAGGCCTCAAAACGTGGTCCGTTCGGGAGGACGTTTGGCCCCTTCAGTACGTACCGTGGGGACAGCAGCTGATGCCACACCCTGAGGGTCAGCCTCTGGAACCCACTccacccgccccctgcccccatgtGGGTCCCAGGGGAGCTCTTCCTTGA
- the PRR5 gene encoding proline-rich protein 5 isoform X7 — MVILRDKIRFYEGQKLLDSLAETWDFFFSDVLPTLQAIFYPVQGKEPSVRQLALLHFRNTITLSVKLEGALARTHARVPPAIVQMLLVLQGVHESRGVTKDYLCLETLIQKVVSPYLGTYGLHSSEGPFTHSCMLEKHLRRRSRSGDVLAKNPVVRSKSYNTPLLNPVAEHEAEGAAAGGPGIRRHSVSEMTSFPEPQGFSGAPGQGPTAAFRHSPVPPSGPCPSRLYPPTQPPEPCPDPARGSPPSSSPENLVDQILESVDSDSEGIFIDFGRGRSSGTAELEGTGDRQSVV, encoded by the exons ATGGTGATCCTGCGGGACAAGATCCGCTTCTATGAGG GACAGAAACTGTTGGACTCGCTGGCGGAGACGTGGGACTTTTTCTTCAGTGACGTGCTGCCTACACTGCAGGCCATCTTCTACCCGGTGCAG GGCAAGGAGCCGTCCGTGCGCCAGCTGGCCCTGCTGCACTTCCGGAACACCATCACCCTTAGCGTGAAGCTGGAGGGGGCGCTGGCCCGCACCCACGCCCGCGTGCCCCCCGCCATCGTGCAGATGCTGCTGGTGCTGCAG GGGGTGCACGAGTCCCGGGGTGTGACCAAGGACTACCTGTGTCTGGAGACGCTGATCCAGAAGGTGGTGTCGCCCTACCTGGGCACCTACGGCCTCCACTCCAGCGAGGGCCCCTTCACACACTCCTGCATGCTGG AGAAGCACCTCCGGCGTCGCTCCCGCTCAGGGGACGTCCTGGCCAAGAACCCAGTGGTGCGCTCTAAGAGCTACAACACCCCGCTGCTGAACCCCGTGGCAGAGCATGAGGCCGAGGGCGCGGCTGCTGGCGGCCCGGGCATCCGCAGGCACTCGGTCTCCGAGATGACGTCCTTCCCCGAGCCCCAGGGCTTCTCCGGCGCGCCTGGCCAGGGCCCCACCGCGGCCTTCAGACACTCTCCGGTCCCCCCGTCGGGGCCCTGCCCCAGCAGACTGtatccccccacccagccccctgaGCCCTGCCCAGACCCGGCCCgcggctcccctccctcctccagcccggAGAACCTGGTGGACCAGATCCTGGAGTCCGTGGACTCGGATTCCGAAGGGATCTTCATTGACTTTGGCCGGGGTCGGAGCTCTGGCACGGCTGAGCTCGAGGGGACTGGGGACCGGCAGAGCGTCGTGTGA
- the PRR5 gene encoding proline-rich protein 5 isoform X6: MVILRDKIRFYEGPAPSSSPRNVSEHVPCTRHRARASSVPDCPECFPATDPLGLPTTLRESRHRCRRCTKRETEAPRPASWAHAAASVPTLILERRGASPFRRAGRRGQWPGGCWLNSEPLVPRSSCTPCFYRAEASGQEPEKGHQNQSRGGGDRDRQRFRLASWRRQQRKPAGQGSGGLAPGRDALPRPSPYSAHSSALCLPPAPDQGSWDPQRREALCGLVESCLERPCPPGHPAGECRPQPASPGLGGRHGAPVRGPQGLASSSHPAQLGTQTRTGRWQFSVRTVRVKGSCGEGRVRSILAIREGCTEVVALESGLKTWSVREDVWPLQYVPWGQQLMPHPEGQPLEPTPPAPCPHVGPRGALP, encoded by the exons ATGGTGATCCTGCGGGACAAGATCCGCTTCTATGAGG GCCCTGcgccgagttcaagccccaggaaCGTTTCTGAGCACGTTCCGTGCACCAGGCACCGGGCACGTGCTTCCTCTGTGCCGGACTGTCCTGAGTGTTTTCCGGCTACCGATCCGTTGGGTCTCCCGACGACCCTGCGAGAGAGCCGTCATCGCTGCCGCCGCTGCACAAAGAGGGAAACCGAGGCACCCAGGCCTGCTTCCTGGGCCCACGCTGCTGCCTCGGTTCCCACTCTGATCCTGGAAAGAAGGGGTGCTAGCCCATTTCGCAGAGCAGGACGCCGAGGCCAGTGGCCTGGTGGGTGCTGGCTGAACTCAGAGCCGCTTGTCCCCCGGTCTTCCTGTACCCCCTGCTTCTATCGGGCGGAAGCTTCGGGGCAGGAGCCCGAGAAGGGCCACCAGAACCAGTCGAGGGGAGGCGGAGACAGAGATCGCCAGAGGTTTAggctggcttcctggaggaggcagcaaaGGAAGCCAGCCGGGCAGGGCAGTGGGGGTCTGGCGCCGGGCAGAGATGCCCTCCCACGCCCGTCTCCTTACTCGGCACATTCCAGCGCGCTGTGCCTCCCACCAGCTCCGGACCAGGGGAGCTGGGATCCTCAGAGAAGAGAAGCTTTGTGCGGCTTAGTGGAGTCGTGCCTGGAGCGGCCGTGTCCGCCAGGCCACCCAGCAGGGGAGTGCCGGCCCCAGCCAGCCTCCCCAGGCCTCGGGGGCAGGCATGGAGCCCCAGTCCGGGGGCCGCAGGGCCTGGCCTCCAGTTCCCATCCAGCCCAGCTGGGGACACAGACACGGACCGGAAGGTGGCAATTCAGTGTGAGGACTGTCAGGGTGAAGGGAAGCTGTGGGGAAGGAAGAGTCCGTTCCATCTTGGCAATCAGGGAGGGCTGCACGGAGGTGGTGGCCCTGGAGTCAGGCCTCAAAACGTGGTCCGTTCGGGAGGACGTTTGGCCCCTTCAGTACGTACCGTGGGGACAGCAGCTGATGCCACACCCTGAGGGTCAGCCTCTGGAACCCACTccacccgccccctgcccccatgtGGGTCCCAGGGGAGCTCTTCCTTGA